A stretch of the Flavobacterium sp. 5 genome encodes the following:
- a CDS encoding DDE-type integrase/transposase/recombinase, with translation MDETYIKVKGIWCYLYRAVDKYGNTFDFLLTKRRQRMSAQSFLIRAINNSCRPVVINIDKCGSNTSAIRVYNKRSFSNIKIRGSRTKVGEELNISEI, from the coding sequence ATGGATGAAACCTATATAAAAGTTAAAGGTATTTGGTGTTATTTATATCGGGCTGTTGATAAATATGGAAATACATTCGATTTTCTTTTGACAAAAAGACGGCAGAGAATGAGTGCCCAGTCTTTTCTAATTAGGGCAATAAATAATAGCTGCAGACCTGTGGTAATAAATATCGACAAATGTGGCTCGAACACCAGCGCAATAAGAGTTTACAATAAAAGGTCATTTTCGAATATTAAGATTAGGGGATCAAGAACAAAAGTTGGGGAGGAATTAAATATTTCCGAGATTTGA
- a CDS encoding transposase, with amino-acid sequence MDNYIELLKLILPELIVEHFDLINTKIEQEKMHLFFEEKNTPPKENNNRQLISKGFLNEITIQDFPLRGKFVYLHIKRRRWTDKQSQEIIQRDWNISAQGTRMTHEFAAFLKEINRY; translated from the coding sequence TTGGATAATTATATAGAACTTCTAAAACTCATACTTCCCGAATTAATTGTAGAACACTTTGATTTGATAAATACCAAAATCGAACAAGAAAAAATGCATCTCTTTTTTGAAGAGAAAAATACACCTCCAAAAGAAAATAACAACAGACAACTTATCTCAAAAGGATTTTTAAATGAAATTACCATTCAGGATTTTCCATTACGTGGTAAATTCGTTTATCTGCACATTAAAAGAAGACGTTGGACAGATAAACAATCTCAAGAAATTATTCAGCGTGATTGGAATATATCAGCTCAAGGAACCCGAATGACTCATGAGTTTGCTGCTTTTTTAAAAGAAATTAATAGATACTAA
- a CDS encoding O-acetylhomoserine aminocarboxypropyltransferase/cysteine synthase family protein — MDTLKFETNTLHAGHDVTQHGGTRAVPIYQTSSYVFKNSEHAANLFGLAEAGYIYTRLNNPTNDILEQRLAALEGGIGAVVTASGTAAITTALLTILKTGDHIVASSSLYGGTFNLFNSTLPRLGITTTFVDPSDAANFEKAANENTKVIFVESLGNPKLDVLDLKAIAAVSKSLKIPFMVDNTVPSPALLNPIAHGANIVIHSLTKYIAGNGTSLGGAIIDAGTFDWSSGRFPEFTEPNAGYHGLVYHEALGAAAFIARARIEGLRDYGAALSPFNAFQIIQGLETLSIRVQRHSENGLALAQWLESQDQVAWVNYPGLKSSKYHDLAKEYLPKGQNGLLTFGLKGGFEAAKKLADETKLFSLLANIGDTKSLIIHPASTTHQQLSEEQQLSSGVSKDLIRLSVGLENIEDLKADLKAVFDTL; from the coding sequence ATGGATACTTTAAAATTTGAGACTAATACACTTCACGCAGGACACGATGTAACACAACACGGAGGAACAAGAGCTGTTCCTATTTATCAAACTTCTTCCTATGTTTTTAAGAATTCTGAGCACGCAGCTAATTTATTTGGATTAGCCGAAGCAGGATATATTTATACACGTTTGAATAATCCAACCAATGATATTTTAGAACAACGTTTAGCAGCGCTTGAAGGAGGAATTGGTGCAGTAGTAACAGCTTCAGGAACTGCTGCTATTACTACAGCTTTGCTAACAATCCTTAAAACTGGTGACCATATTGTAGCTTCTAGTAGTTTGTATGGAGGAACATTTAATTTGTTTAATTCGACTTTGCCCAGATTAGGAATTACAACAACTTTTGTTGATCCATCGGATGCAGCTAATTTTGAAAAAGCAGCTAACGAGAATACGAAAGTGATTTTTGTAGAAAGTTTAGGAAATCCAAAATTAGACGTATTGGATTTGAAAGCAATTGCTGCTGTATCAAAAAGTTTAAAAATACCATTTATGGTAGACAATACAGTGCCCTCACCTGCCCTACTAAATCCAATTGCACATGGAGCAAACATTGTAATTCATTCGCTAACGAAATATATTGCAGGAAACGGAACATCTTTAGGTGGGGCTATTATTGATGCAGGAACTTTTGATTGGAGCAGTGGTCGTTTCCCTGAATTTACAGAACCTAATGCTGGATACCATGGTTTAGTTTATCACGAAGCCTTAGGTGCTGCTGCTTTTATTGCGAGAGCAAGAATTGAAGGATTACGTGATTATGGTGCGGCTTTGAGTCCTTTTAATGCATTCCAAATTATTCAAGGATTAGAAACGCTTTCTATACGTGTCCAAAGACATAGCGAAAACGGATTGGCATTGGCACAATGGCTGGAAAGTCAAGACCAAGTTGCTTGGGTAAATTATCCAGGATTAAAATCAAGTAAATACCATGACTTAGCAAAAGAATATTTGCCAAAAGGACAAAATGGTTTATTGACTTTTGGATTGAAAGGTGGTTTTGAAGCGGCAAAGAAATTAGCTGATGAAACAAAGTTGTTTTCATTATTGGCGAATATTGGAGATACTAAATCGCTAATAATTCATCCGGCAAGTACAACGCACCAACAATTGTCCGAAGAACAGCAATTGAGCTCAGGAGTTTCAAAAGATTTAATACGTCTTTCGGTTGGTTTGGAAAATATAGAAGACTTGAAAGCTGATTTGAAAGCTGTTTTTGATACGTTGTAA